A stretch of the Actinoalloteichus fjordicus genome encodes the following:
- the era gene encoding GTPase Era → MSSSPADHRSGFACFVGRPNAGKSTLTNALIGTKVAITSSRPQTTRHAIRGIVHRPEAQLIVVDTPGLHRPRTLLGQRLNDVVRETWAEVDVVGFCVPADQKIGPGDRFIAAELAKVARRTPVFGVVTKTDLVPAERVAQQLMALQEVMDFAELIPVSAVDGYQVTTLTDLLIGRLPVGPALYPGGELTDEPETTLVAELIREAALEGVRDELPHSIAVTVEEMVPREGRDDMLDVHAVMYVERPSQKSIVIGRAGERLKHVGSEARRQIEALLGSKIFLDLRVKVAKDWQRDPKQLRRLGF, encoded by the coding sequence ATGAGCAGCAGCCCCGCCGATCATCGATCCGGTTTCGCCTGTTTCGTCGGTCGGCCGAACGCAGGAAAGTCCACGCTGACCAATGCGCTGATCGGGACGAAGGTCGCGATCACCTCCAGCAGGCCGCAGACGACCCGACATGCCATCCGAGGCATCGTGCACCGGCCGGAGGCCCAGCTGATCGTGGTGGACACGCCCGGCCTCCACCGGCCGCGCACCCTGCTGGGACAGCGGCTCAACGACGTCGTGCGCGAGACCTGGGCCGAGGTCGACGTGGTCGGTTTCTGCGTGCCCGCCGATCAGAAGATCGGCCCTGGCGACCGGTTCATCGCCGCCGAGCTGGCCAAGGTGGCCCGGCGGACTCCGGTGTTCGGGGTGGTCACCAAGACCGACCTGGTGCCTGCCGAGCGAGTGGCACAGCAGCTCATGGCCCTTCAGGAGGTGATGGACTTCGCCGAGCTGATCCCCGTCTCGGCGGTGGACGGCTACCAGGTGACGACGCTTACGGACCTGCTGATCGGCAGGCTGCCGGTCGGTCCTGCCCTGTACCCGGGCGGAGAGCTGACCGACGAGCCGGAGACGACGCTGGTCGCCGAGCTGATCCGGGAGGCGGCGCTGGAAGGAGTGCGCGACGAGCTGCCGCACTCCATCGCGGTCACCGTCGAGGAGATGGTGCCGCGCGAGGGCCGGGACGACATGCTGGACGTGCACGCGGTGATGTACGTGGAGCGCCCCAGTCAGAAGTCGATCGTCATCGGCCGCGCGGGCGAACGTCTCAAGCACGTCGGTTCCGAGGCGCGTCGCCAGATCGAGGCGCTGCTGGGCAGCAAGATCTTCCTCGACCTGCGGGTCAAGGTCGCCAAGGACTGGCAGCGCGACCCGAAACAGCTTCGCAGGCTCGGCTTCTGA
- a CDS encoding DUF3592 domain-containing protein: MLGLVGFALLAYQLAGVFTCSSAEWETCIGDTPLSDRAPITVGLFGLLLVGGLLGAGRLRSSILPLGLAVGGAALLSVWWRLPMGDDRPWLAGLAGALLFLGVVLGCVQWGVALRSRRQTADSVSLMRLGTPVAGRIASVQITDDEIKGAPLVVITAEYSGEDGAVRRQTKKRAVPVAHLPRTGDQTVVWYDPEHPDQVEFAHSSEQGPLDDLVDRVLGRRPGLASGSPYLEREETERDLRPRG, from the coding sequence TTGCTCGGCCTGGTCGGCTTCGCGCTGCTCGCCTATCAGCTGGCGGGTGTCTTCACCTGTTCTTCTGCGGAATGGGAGACGTGCATCGGTGACACTCCGTTGTCGGACCGGGCCCCGATCACCGTCGGGCTCTTCGGTCTGCTGCTCGTCGGCGGCCTGCTGGGCGCCGGTCGGCTCCGCTCGTCGATCCTCCCGCTGGGCCTGGCCGTCGGCGGCGCCGCCCTCCTGTCGGTCTGGTGGCGGCTGCCGATGGGCGATGATCGTCCGTGGCTGGCAGGTCTGGCCGGCGCGCTGTTGTTCCTCGGCGTCGTCCTCGGCTGTGTGCAGTGGGGCGTCGCGCTGCGCTCTCGCCGTCAGACCGCCGACAGCGTCTCGTTGATGCGACTCGGCACGCCGGTGGCGGGGCGGATCGCCTCCGTGCAGATCACCGACGACGAGATCAAGGGCGCACCGCTGGTGGTGATCACCGCCGAGTACTCGGGTGAGGACGGGGCGGTGCGCAGGCAGACCAAGAAGCGAGCCGTCCCCGTCGCCCATCTGCCCAGGACCGGGGATCAGACCGTGGTCTGGTACGACCCGGAGCACCCGGACCAGGTGGAGTTCGCGCACTCCTCCGAACAGGGCCCGCTGGACGACCTGGTCGACCGGGTGCTCGGGCGCAGGCCGGGTCTCGCCTCGGGAAGTCCGTACCTGGAGCGGGAGGAGACTGAACGCGATCTCCGGCCCCGAGGCTGA
- a CDS encoding cytidine deaminase gives MAESAKGAVEPAASSAEAVVLDGEDQKIITLARASRARIGAAEGAAVRDTDGRTYSACTVALPSLSLTALQAAVAAAVASGATGLEAAAVVTESPAVDEASAAAVRDLSPNAPVFRADASGRLLDTLR, from the coding sequence GTGGCTGAGTCAGCGAAGGGCGCCGTGGAGCCTGCGGCCTCGTCGGCCGAGGCCGTCGTGCTGGACGGCGAGGACCAGAAGATCATCACGCTCGCCCGCGCGAGCCGGGCACGGATCGGGGCCGCCGAGGGGGCGGCTGTGCGGGACACCGACGGCCGAACCTACTCCGCCTGCACCGTGGCCCTGCCATCGCTGAGTCTGACCGCGTTGCAGGCCGCGGTGGCCGCAGCGGTGGCCAGCGGGGCGACCGGGCTGGAGGCGGCCGCCGTGGTCACCGAGTCGCCTGCGGTGGACGAGGCGTCCGCCGCCGCAGTGCGTGACCTGTCGCCCAACGCGCCGGTGTTCCGCGCCGACGCCTCGGGTCGCCTGCTCGACACGCTGCGCTGA
- a CDS encoding hemolysin family protein: MGSPFMMLSLAALLVVFAGAFAAADASLSTVSRARVDELVRTGRSGAKTLAEVVADRPRHINLLLLLRLACELTATVLVTVVVVATFDSDGLAVLIAVLIMLLVSYVLVGVGPRTIGRQHPYGVGCLVAGPVKMLGRVLSPLARLLILLGNAITPGRGFREGPFSSEVELRELVDIAEQRGVVEAGERQMIHSIFELGDAVVREVMVPRTEVIWIEQDKSVRQALALCLRTGFSRIPVIGETVDDVVGVVTIKDLVRSWTDGAPGGPGERVDVQVDTLMRPAVLVPDSKRLVELLREMQVSRNHLAIAVDEYGGTAGLLTIEDILEEIVGEITDESDIGERPPVERIDEASARVSARLPVADLGELFGVEIDDHDVDTAGGLLARKLGRVPLPGAEAEISGLRLRAEGGKDGRGRMRISTLLVSRVAPSTAEDQDAESESVGRAQERSTAGG, encoded by the coding sequence ATGGGGAGCCCGTTCATGATGCTGTCCTTGGCCGCGCTGCTGGTCGTCTTCGCGGGGGCCTTCGCCGCCGCGGATGCCTCCTTGAGCACGGTGTCGCGCGCCCGAGTGGACGAGCTGGTCCGCACCGGCCGCTCGGGTGCCAAGACCCTGGCGGAGGTCGTCGCGGATCGACCCCGACACATCAACCTCCTGCTGCTGCTTCGCCTCGCCTGCGAACTCACGGCCACGGTGCTGGTCACCGTCGTCGTGGTCGCCACCTTCGACTCGGACGGACTGGCGGTGCTCATCGCCGTCCTGATCATGCTCCTGGTGTCCTACGTGCTGGTGGGTGTCGGACCGAGGACGATCGGCAGGCAGCACCCCTACGGAGTGGGCTGCCTGGTGGCGGGCCCGGTGAAGATGCTCGGCCGGGTGCTCAGCCCGCTCGCGCGGCTGCTGATCCTGCTGGGCAATGCGATCACACCGGGACGCGGCTTCCGGGAGGGCCCGTTCTCGTCCGAGGTCGAGCTGCGGGAGCTGGTCGACATCGCCGAGCAGCGCGGGGTCGTCGAGGCAGGCGAACGGCAGATGATCCACTCGATCTTCGAGCTGGGCGACGCGGTCGTCCGCGAGGTGATGGTGCCGCGTACCGAGGTGATCTGGATCGAGCAGGACAAGTCGGTCCGGCAGGCACTGGCGCTCTGTCTGCGGACCGGGTTCTCCCGAATTCCCGTCATCGGCGAGACCGTGGACGACGTGGTCGGTGTGGTGACCATCAAGGACCTCGTCCGGTCCTGGACCGACGGGGCGCCGGGCGGGCCAGGCGAGCGGGTGGACGTCCAGGTCGACACGCTGATGCGCCCTGCCGTGCTGGTTCCCGACTCCAAGCGCCTCGTCGAGCTGCTGCGGGAGATGCAGGTCTCCCGGAACCATCTCGCAATCGCGGTCGACGAGTACGGCGGCACAGCGGGCCTGCTGACCATCGAGGACATCCTGGAGGAGATCGTCGGCGAGATCACCGACGAGTCGGACATCGGCGAGCGTCCCCCGGTGGAGCGGATCGACGAGGCCTCCGCGCGGGTCAGCGCCCGCCTTCCGGTGGCGGATCTGGGCGAGTTGTTCGGCGTGGAGATCGACGATCACGACGTGGACACCGCAGGCGGTCTGCTGGCTCGCAAGCTCGGTCGGGTGCCGCTGCCCGGTGCCGAGGCCGAGATCAGTGGTCTGCGGCTGCGGGCGGAGGGCGGCAAGGACGGTCGTGGGCGGATGCGGATCAGCACGCTGCTGGTCAGCAGGGTGGCCCCGTCGACAGCCGAGGATCAGGACGCGGAATCCGAGTCGGTCGGCCGCGCGCAGGAGAGGAGCACGGCCGGTGGCTGA
- the ybeY gene encoding rRNA maturation RNase YbeY, giving the protein MSIEIANESGVAVEETSIVAAARYALDRMGVSALAELSVLLVELEAMADLHERWMDLPGPTDVMAFPMDELDSARRPDTAASGPALLGDIVLCPEFAREQAKKAGHSLIDELHLLTVHGVLHLLGYDHAEPAEEREMFGLQNRLLADFKTTVREERETAAREDADARVLGVVGLERTGTEKQGGSAAAPPPEPGR; this is encoded by the coding sequence GTGAGTATCGAGATCGCCAACGAGTCAGGCGTGGCGGTTGAGGAGACCTCCATCGTCGCCGCAGCTCGCTATGCACTGGATCGGATGGGCGTCAGCGCGCTCGCCGAGCTCTCGGTGCTGTTGGTCGAGCTGGAGGCGATGGCCGATCTGCACGAGCGGTGGATGGACCTGCCGGGTCCCACCGACGTGATGGCCTTTCCGATGGACGAGTTGGACTCGGCCCGCAGGCCCGACACGGCGGCTTCGGGGCCTGCTCTGCTCGGTGACATCGTGCTGTGCCCCGAGTTCGCCAGGGAGCAGGCGAAGAAGGCCGGTCACAGCCTCATCGACGAGCTGCATCTGCTGACGGTGCACGGCGTGCTGCACCTGCTCGGCTACGACCACGCGGAGCCCGCCGAGGAGCGGGAGATGTTCGGCCTGCAGAACCGGCTGCTGGCCGACTTCAAGACCACGGTTCGCGAGGAGCGTGAGACGGCGGCACGCGAGGACGCCGACGCGCGAGTGCTCGGCGTGGTCGGCCTGGAACGCACCGGCACCGAGAAGCAGGGCGGCTCTGCTGCCGCACCTCCGCCGGAACCGGGTCGGTGA
- a CDS encoding PhoH family protein has protein sequence MAKSNITVPDTLVLNLLGSRDENLRAVEELLSADVHVRGNEITLTGKPAEVAFAERLFSELLILVGRGQQLSADVVRRTVGMLSADAGESPAEVLSLDILSRRGRSIRPKTVNQKRYVDAIDKNTIVFGIGPAGTGKTYLAMAKAVQALQAKQVNRIILTRPAVEAGERLGYLPGTLYDKIDPYLRPLYDALHDMVDPESVPRLTQAGTIEVAPLAYMRGRTLNDAFIILDEAQNTTPEQMKMFLTRLGFGSKIVVTGDITQVDLPGSTRSGLRVVREILGDVDDVHFSMLTSHDVVRHRLVSDIVDAYERWQVVQEHSDAAAEESSGARSGRGRRQGR, from the coding sequence ATGGCCAAGTCGAACATCACCGTTCCGGACACCCTCGTGCTCAACCTCCTCGGATCTCGCGACGAGAACCTGCGGGCGGTCGAGGAGCTGCTCAGCGCCGACGTGCACGTCCGAGGCAACGAGATCACCCTGACGGGCAAGCCCGCCGAGGTGGCCTTCGCCGAGCGACTGTTCAGTGAGCTGCTGATCCTGGTCGGGCGCGGCCAGCAGTTGAGCGCGGACGTGGTCCGACGCACCGTGGGGATGCTCTCGGCCGACGCGGGCGAGTCCCCTGCCGAGGTGCTCAGCCTGGACATCCTGTCTCGGCGCGGCCGGTCGATCCGACCCAAGACGGTGAACCAGAAGCGCTACGTCGACGCCATCGACAAGAACACCATCGTCTTCGGCATCGGCCCGGCGGGCACCGGCAAGACCTACCTGGCGATGGCCAAGGCCGTGCAGGCCCTCCAGGCCAAGCAGGTCAACCGGATCATCCTCACCCGGCCTGCCGTCGAGGCGGGCGAGCGGCTCGGCTACCTGCCCGGCACCCTCTACGACAAGATCGATCCGTACCTGCGGCCGCTCTACGACGCGCTGCACGACATGGTCGACCCGGAGTCGGTGCCCCGGCTCACCCAGGCGGGCACCATCGAGGTCGCGCCGCTGGCGTACATGCGGGGCCGCACCCTCAACGACGCGTTCATCATCCTGGACGAGGCGCAGAACACCACGCCCGAGCAGATGAAGATGTTCCTCACCCGGCTGGGCTTCGGCTCGAAGATCGTGGTGACCGGTGACATCACCCAGGTCGACCTGCCCGGCAGCACTCGCAGCGGCCTTCGCGTCGTCCGGGAGATCCTGGGCGACGTGGACGACGTGCACTTCTCTATGCTCACCAGCCACGACGTGGTCCGGCATCGACTGGTCAGCGACATCGTGGACGCCTACGAGCGGTGGCAGGTGGTGCAGGAGCACTCGGACGCCGCCGCTGAGGAGAGCTCCGGTGCGCGATCCGGTCGTGGCCGCCGACAGGGACGGTGA
- a CDS encoding histidine triad nucleotide-binding protein, producing MSDSESDCLFCKLLAGELPCSVIRETDTTFAFRDANPQAPTHVLLVPRSHYPDAAALAAEDPALLVDLFHVAADVAEEEGVAESGYRLLFNTGADAGQTVFHAHLHLLGGQPLGPLVGSPAGVARNG from the coding sequence ATGAGTGATTCGGAGTCCGACTGTCTCTTCTGCAAGCTGCTGGCGGGCGAGCTGCCGTGCAGCGTGATCCGTGAGACGGACACCACTTTCGCGTTCCGCGACGCCAATCCGCAGGCGCCCACCCACGTGCTTCTCGTGCCGAGATCGCACTATCCCGACGCCGCCGCCCTCGCCGCCGAGGACCCGGCCCTGTTGGTCGACCTCTTCCATGTGGCGGCCGACGTCGCCGAGGAGGAGGGCGTGGCCGAGAGCGGGTACCGGCTGCTGTTCAACACCGGCGCCGATGCGGGCCAGACGGTCTTCCACGCGCACCTGCACCTGCTGGGCGGGCAGCCGCTGGGGCCGCTCGTCGGTTCGCCCGCGGGCGTCGCTCGCAACGGCTGA
- a CDS encoding 16S rRNA (uracil(1498)-N(3))-methyltransferase: MARGGLPLFLTELPAGADHVVLSGPEGRHAATVTRLRVGERLLLADGRGGIARAEVTSVTKDELRADVLERVQEPAPELRVTMAQALLKGDRAELAVDQAVEVGVDALVPWRAARCVARWDAGPRGAKALDRWRATARTAAKQARRSWLPPVHEPTSTAGLAERVGSAALALVLHESASTRLTSVDLPTTGELLLVVGPEGGIDETELATLTEAGARPVLLGDTVLRASTAGVAALGALAARTGRW, from the coding sequence ATGGCAAGGGGCGGCCTGCCGCTGTTCCTCACGGAGCTGCCCGCCGGGGCGGATCACGTGGTGCTGAGCGGACCGGAGGGGCGACACGCGGCCACCGTGACCCGACTGCGGGTCGGCGAGCGACTGCTGCTCGCCGACGGTCGCGGCGGCATCGCCAGGGCCGAGGTGACCTCGGTCACCAAGGACGAGCTGCGCGCGGACGTCCTCGAACGGGTTCAGGAGCCCGCGCCCGAGCTCCGCGTGACGATGGCTCAGGCGCTGCTCAAGGGCGATCGAGCCGAGCTGGCCGTCGATCAGGCCGTGGAGGTCGGCGTCGACGCGCTGGTGCCGTGGCGGGCCGCCCGCTGCGTGGCCCGCTGGGACGCGGGACCGCGCGGCGCCAAGGCGCTGGACCGGTGGCGTGCCACGGCCCGCACCGCCGCCAAGCAGGCGCGGCGATCCTGGCTGCCGCCCGTGCACGAGCCGACGAGCACCGCCGGGCTTGCCGAGCGGGTCGGGTCGGCCGCCCTCGCGCTCGTGCTGCATGAGTCCGCCTCGACTCGGCTGACCTCGGTGGACCTACCGACGACGGGGGAGCTGCTGCTGGTGGTGGGGCCGGAGGGCGGGATCGACGAGACCGAGCTGGCGACGCTGACCGAGGCGGGCGCCCGCCCGGTGCTGCTGGGCGACACGGTGCTGCGAGCCTCCACCGCGGGCGTCGCCGCGCTGGGTGCGCTCGCGGCTCGCACGGGCCGGTGGTGA
- the dnaJ gene encoding molecular chaperone DnaJ has protein sequence MARDYYGLLGVSKDASADQLKRAYRKLARELHPDVNPDPAAQQRFREVTTAYEVLTDPKKRQVVDLGGDPLENGGGRSGGADPFSGFGGLGDIMDAFFGGTGASAGRGPRSRMQQGSDALIKLRMSLEDCATGVSREITVDTAILCDTCAGTGCQEDTTPSVCDTCAGRGEVQSVQRSFLGQVVTARPCPTCRGYGEVITDPCGQCSGEGRVRSRRTITVKIPAGVADGMRVRLSAQGEVGVGGGPAGDLYVEVDEVEHDTFTRDGSDLHCTLMIPMTSAALGTVLPLETLDGTEEIRVEPGTQPGTRLLLTGQGMPRLRSNGRVSGRGDLHVHLEVVVPTRLDGRQTDLLRELAALRDEESELAANGNGRVNGGLFSRLRDSFGSR, from the coding sequence GTGGCCAGGGACTACTACGGCTTGCTCGGCGTGAGCAAGGACGCCAGCGCGGATCAGCTCAAGCGGGCTTATCGGAAGCTGGCACGCGAGCTGCACCCCGACGTCAACCCCGATCCCGCTGCCCAGCAGCGGTTTCGCGAGGTGACCACGGCATACGAGGTGCTCACCGACCCCAAGAAGCGGCAGGTGGTCGACCTCGGCGGTGATCCGCTGGAGAACGGCGGCGGCCGATCGGGCGGTGCGGACCCGTTCTCGGGCTTCGGCGGGCTCGGCGACATCATGGACGCCTTCTTCGGCGGCACTGGCGCCTCGGCGGGTCGAGGACCGCGCAGCCGGATGCAGCAGGGCTCTGACGCGCTGATCAAGCTGCGCATGAGCCTGGAGGACTGCGCCACCGGCGTCAGCCGGGAGATCACCGTCGACACGGCCATCCTCTGCGACACCTGTGCCGGAACCGGCTGCCAGGAGGACACCACGCCGTCGGTCTGCGACACGTGCGCCGGTCGCGGCGAGGTCCAGTCGGTGCAGCGCTCGTTCCTCGGCCAGGTCGTCACGGCGCGTCCGTGCCCGACCTGTCGGGGTTACGGCGAGGTCATCACCGACCCCTGCGGTCAGTGCAGCGGCGAAGGCCGGGTGCGCTCGCGCCGCACGATCACTGTGAAGATCCCGGCGGGCGTCGCCGACGGCATGCGGGTGCGGCTCTCCGCTCAGGGCGAGGTGGGCGTCGGCGGCGGGCCCGCAGGCGATCTCTACGTCGAGGTCGACGAGGTCGAGCACGACACCTTCACGCGCGACGGCTCCGACCTGCACTGCACCCTGATGATCCCGATGACCTCCGCCGCGCTGGGCACCGTCCTGCCGCTGGAGACCCTGGACGGCACCGAGGAGATCCGGGTCGAGCCCGGGACTCAGCCGGGCACTCGTCTGCTGCTGACCGGGCAGGGCATGCCGAGGCTGCGATCCAACGGCCGGGTCAGCGGACGCGGCGATCTGCACGTCCACCTCGAGGTGGTGGTGCCGACGAGGCTCGACGGCAGGCAGACCGACCTGCTGCGGGAACTCGCCGCGCTGCGCGACGAGGAGTCCGAGCTGGCCGCGAACGGCAATGGACGGGTGAATGGCGGGCTGTTCTCGCGGCTGCGGGACTCCTTCGGCTCCCGCTGA
- the hrcA gene encoding heat-inducible transcriptional repressor HrcA, protein MSADDRRFEVLRAIVADYVSTHEPVGSKALVERHNLGVSSATVRNDMAALEDDGLITQPHTSAGRVPTDKGYRLFVDRLSEVKPLSGAERRAIHSFLEGALDLDDVLRRSVRLLAQLTRQVAVVQYPTLTRATVRHLEIVRITPARLMLVLITDTGRVDQRIVDLGDVIGDEDVARLRGLLNSAMIEQRLPEASASVAELPEKAAPELRDVLTRVCSVLIESLVDHPEERLLLGGTANLTRNVGDFPGSLRQVLEALEEQVVVLRLLAAARDPGTVLVRIGVENEAMEMRDTSVVSVGYGSRGTVFGGIGVVGPTRMDYPGTMAAVRAVAAYVGEILAGR, encoded by the coding sequence GTGAGTGCCGACGATCGTCGGTTCGAGGTGTTGCGAGCGATCGTCGCCGACTACGTCTCCACTCACGAGCCGGTGGGGTCCAAGGCCCTCGTCGAGCGGCACAACCTCGGCGTCTCCAGCGCCACGGTGCGCAACGACATGGCGGCCCTTGAAGACGACGGGCTGATCACCCAGCCGCACACCAGCGCAGGCCGCGTGCCGACGGACAAGGGCTATCGGCTCTTCGTCGACCGGCTCAGCGAGGTCAAGCCGCTGTCCGGGGCCGAGCGCCGAGCGATTCACAGCTTCCTCGAGGGCGCATTGGACCTGGACGACGTGCTGCGCCGCAGCGTGCGGCTGTTGGCCCAGCTCACCAGGCAGGTCGCGGTGGTGCAGTATCCGACGCTCACCCGCGCCACGGTCCGACACCTGGAGATCGTCCGGATCACCCCGGCACGCCTCATGCTCGTGTTGATCACCGACACGGGTCGGGTGGATCAGCGGATCGTCGACCTCGGCGACGTGATCGGTGACGAGGACGTCGCACGGCTGCGCGGCCTGTTGAACTCGGCCATGATCGAGCAGCGGCTGCCCGAGGCCTCCGCCTCGGTCGCCGAGCTGCCGGAGAAGGCGGCTCCGGAACTTCGCGACGTCCTGACCAGGGTGTGCAGCGTGCTGATCGAGTCGCTCGTCGATCATCCGGAAGAGCGACTGCTGCTGGGCGGCACGGCCAACCTGACGCGGAACGTCGGGGACTTCCCCGGTTCGCTGCGGCAGGTGCTGGAGGCGTTGGAGGAACAGGTCGTGGTCCTGCGCCTGCTGGCGGCGGCGCGGGACCCGGGAACGGTACTGGTGCGCATCGGCGTCGAGAACGAGGCGATGGAGATGCGGGACACGTCGGTGGTCTCGGTGGGTTACGGCTCGCGGGGCACGGTCTTCGGCGGGATCGGCGTCGTGGGTCCGACGCGGATGGACTATCCGGGGACGATGGCCGCCGTGCGGGCGGTCGCGGCGTACGTGGGGGAGATCCTGGCCGGGCGCTAA
- the hemW gene encoding radical SAM family heme chaperone HemW, with protein MPSSLPDGEPMPADGALPASALDGLGRRPFGVYVHVPFCATRCGYCDFNTYTAGELGSGAGQDSWAEGVRRELELAAKVLGAPPRVDTVFVGGGTPSLVGAEVLGAVLSEIDGVFGLADDAEVTTEANPESTSPQFFADLRAAGFTRVSLGMQSASRHVLAVLDRTHTPGRAVAAAREATAAGFEHVNLDLIYGTPGESDDDLRASLDAVAAAGVDHVSAYSLIVEDGTALARRVRAGELPAPDEDVLARRYELIDDVLSAAGLGWYEVSNWASLAAGEAAWCRHNIGYWSGGDWWGLGPGAHSHVGGVRWWNVKHPARYNAVLAAGRSPGAGREVLDVDARRVERVLLELRLVGGLSTEILDEAGRRAALLAVDDGLLAADALAAGRCVLTRRGRLLADGLVHRLLG; from the coding sequence ATGCCCAGCTCACTTCCCGACGGGGAGCCGATGCCTGCGGACGGCGCGCTGCCCGCGTCCGCCCTCGACGGCCTCGGCCGCAGACCCTTCGGCGTCTACGTGCACGTCCCGTTCTGCGCGACCCGATGCGGCTACTGCGACTTCAACACCTACACCGCAGGCGAACTCGGCTCCGGCGCTGGTCAGGACTCCTGGGCCGAGGGTGTGCGCCGGGAGTTGGAGCTGGCCGCGAAGGTCCTCGGCGCGCCACCGAGGGTCGACACGGTCTTCGTCGGCGGCGGAACTCCCTCGCTGGTGGGAGCCGAGGTCCTCGGCGCCGTGCTGTCGGAGATCGACGGCGTGTTCGGCCTGGCCGACGACGCCGAGGTGACCACGGAGGCCAACCCGGAGTCGACCTCGCCGCAGTTCTTCGCCGACCTGCGTGCCGCAGGCTTCACCCGCGTGTCACTGGGGATGCAGTCCGCCTCTCGGCACGTCCTGGCGGTACTCGACCGAACGCACACGCCCGGCCGGGCGGTGGCGGCCGCCAGGGAGGCGACGGCGGCGGGCTTCGAGCACGTGAACCTCGACCTGATCTACGGGACGCCGGGGGAGAGCGACGACGATCTGCGTGCCTCGCTGGACGCGGTGGCGGCCGCCGGGGTCGATCATGTCTCGGCCTACTCGCTCATCGTCGAGGACGGCACCGCGCTGGCCAGACGGGTGCGGGCAGGCGAGTTGCCCGCGCCGGACGAGGACGTGCTGGCTCGACGGTACGAGCTGATCGACGACGTGCTCTCGGCGGCGGGACTCGGCTGGTACGAGGTGTCCAACTGGGCATCCCTGGCAGCAGGCGAGGCCGCCTGGTGCAGGCACAACATCGGCTACTGGTCCGGCGGCGACTGGTGGGGCCTAGGACCCGGTGCCCACAGCCACGTCGGGGGCGTCCGCTGGTGGAACGTGAAGCATCCGGCCCGCTACAACGCCGTGCTGGCGGCGGGTCGCAGCCCGGGCGCGGGACGCGAGGTCCTGGACGTCGACGCCCGCCGGGTGGAGCGTGTCCTGCTGGAACTGCGGCTGGTCGGCGGGCTGTCCACCGAGATCCTTGACGAGGCAGGCCGCCGCGCCGCCCTCCTCGCGGTGGACGACGGACTGCTGGCGGCCGACGCACTGGCCGCCGGGCGCTGCGTCCTCACCCGACGCGGCAGGCTGCTGGCCGACGGACTGGTCCACCGCCTGCTCGGCTGA